One segment of Anguilla anguilla isolate fAngAng1 chromosome 1, fAngAng1.pri, whole genome shotgun sequence DNA contains the following:
- the LOC118232829 gene encoding zinc finger CCCH domain-containing protein 14-like isoform X6, translated as MVLVANKKNSHQMAEDLSLFLGRNSVKFTLWLHGVLEKLDSMAIDPGLLRPHYLQAMSSVSIGQADGGGEELQASTLSSMHSHSMDAPLSISNTFTHYRNCFTEKSVLHVSRTVQPPIGRLYSDAGFRVEPELGKAPEAAFTSRPGLKMGVTVPCGLGWPSQGTGHQLSPSQVPDGTHGHRSSEPPRGIDQPQYVYRRPEDSCPAGDPVTRASKDRDNREEVMSWRWEHQMVSSIEHPRSDTGQSRSSAFHRLLGRWDERESQSSVSPKFIVTLDGAPTPLKKLEDDGKEDESQSRSSAFHPLLGRPKEEAKEELVSEVGGPSDAHCFMQRKPLVGGSIRRKLATTVGEEALVSTPHVAQGSRWDESQSGVSPKFIVTLDGAPTPLKKLEDDGREDESELYYSDEENGSMGAKRRKVPERCRFWPVCESGDKCLYHHPITHCKTFPHCSFGDKCLFIHPDCKYNAQCTRADCPYTHSSKRSLTPLSRPEAKLPPDLCHFFPECEKMDCQFYHPKPCRFRTRCKRADCYFYHPPVPSGHAQAGQIPKQSCSGCTIGRSKCAFL; from the exons ATGGTTCTGGTGGCCAACAAGAAGAATTCCCACCAGATGGCAGAAGACCTTTCCCTGTTCCTTGGCCGCAACTCTGTCAAATTCACTCTTTG GCTACATGGAGTCTTAGAAAAACTTGATTCAATGGCTATTG ATCCAGGTTTGTTGAGGCCCCATTACCTCCAGGCAATGTCCAGTGTTTCCATTGGCCAGGCTgacgggggaggggaagagctGCAGGCCTCCACCCTATCcagcatgcactcacacagtaTGGATGCCCCGCTCTCCATCAGCAACACTTTTACGCATTACAG GAATTGCTTCACAGAGAAGAGCGTGCTGCATGTGTCACGTACTGTTCAGCCACCGATTGGGCGTCTGTACAGCGATGCCGGGTTTCGTGTTGAGCCAGAGCTGGGCAAGGCCCCTGAAGCTGCCTTTACCAGCAGACCTGGCCTGAAAATGGGAGTCACAGTCCCCTGTGGTTTGGGCTGGCCCTCACAGGGCACTGGGCACCAGCTGAGCCCCTCCCAGGTCCCGGACGGTACGCATGGCCACAGGTCCTCTGAACCGCCCCGGGGCATAGATCAACCGCAGTACGTCTACAGGAGGCCGGAGGATAGCTGCCCTGCAGGGGACCCAGTCACTAGAGCAAGCAAGGACAGGGATAACAGAGAG GAAGTGATGTCCTGGAGGTGGGAGCACCAAATGGTGAGCTCCATAGAGCATCCGAGGAGCGACACAG GTCAGAGCAGATCTTCAGCATTCCACCGTCTGCTAGGCAGGTGGGATGAGAGGGAGTCTCAGAGTAGCGTCAGTCCCAAGTTCATTGTGACGCTAGATGGAGCACCCACTCCTTTGAAGAAACTGGAGGATGATGGGAAGGAAGATGAGA GTCAGAGCAGATCTTCAGCTTTCCACCCTCTGCTAGGCCGGCCCAAGGAGGAAGCGAAGGAGGAGCTAG TGTCTGAGGTGGGAGGACCCAGCGACGCCCACTGCTTCATGCAAAGGAAGCCACTGGTAGGAGGCTCAATCAGAAGAAAATTAGCCACTACGGTGGGGGAGGAAGCCCTGGTCTCCACCCCACACGTGGCCCAGGGCAG CAGGTGGGATGAGTCTCAGAGTGGCGTCAGTCCCAAGTTCATTGTGACGCTAGATGGAGCACCCACTCCTTTGAAGAAACTGGAGGATGATGGGAGGGAAGATGAGAGTGAGTTGTACTACTCTGATG AGGAGAACGGATCGATGGGAGCCAAACGTCGGAAGGTTCCAGAGCGCTGCAGGTTCTGGCCTGTGTGCGAGAGCGGGGACAAGTGCCTGTACCACCACCCCATAACTCATTGCAA AACCTTCCCTCACTGCAGTTTTGGGGACAAGTGCCTCTTCATTCACCCCGACTGTAAGTACAATGCTCAGTGTACGAGGGCGGATTGcccctacacacacagcagtaagAGAAGTCTCACCCCTTTATCCAGGCCGG aagcAAAGTTGCCTCCTGATTTGTGTCACTTCTTCCCAGAGTGTGAGAAGATGGACTGCCAGTTTTATCACCCAAAA CCTTGCCGATTTAGGACCAGATGTAAACGGGCGGACTGTTACTTTTACCATCCGCCTGTGCCGTCAGGACACGCCCAAGCAGGGCAGATTCCTAAGCAG tcatgTTCAGGCTGCACGATTGGGCGTTCCAAATGTGCCTTCCTTTAA
- the LOC118232829 gene encoding zinc finger CCCH domain-containing protein 14-like isoform X5 — protein MEYDTDLTKYIRAAIKRKLQELGPCVEEELTDYIMVLVANKKNSHQMAEDLSLFLGRNSVKFTLWLHGVLEKLDSMAIDPGLLRPHYLQAMSSVSIGQADGGGEELQASTLSSMHSHSMDAPLSISNTFTHYRNCFTEKSVLHVSRTVQPPIGRLYSDAGFRVEPELGKAPEAAFTSRPGLKMGVTVPCGLGWPSQGTGHQLSPSQVPDGTHGHRSSEPPRGIDQPQYVYRRPEDSCPAGDPVTRASKDRDNREEVMSWRWEHQMVSSIEHPRSDTGQSRSSAFHRLLGRWDERESQSSVSPKFIVTLDGAPTPLKKLEDDGKEDESQSRSSAFHPLLGRPKEEAKEELVSEVGGPSDAHCFMQRKPLVGGSIRRKLATTVGEEALVSTPHVAQGSRWDESQSGVSPKFIVTLDGAPTPLKKLEDDGREDESELYYSDEENGSMGAKRRKVPERCRFWPVCESGDKCLYHHPITHCKTFPHCSFGDKCLFIHPDCKYNAQCTRADCPYTHSSKRSLTPLSRPEAKLPPDLCHFFPECEKMDCQFYHPKPCRFRTRCKRADCYFYHPPVPSGHAQAGQIPKQLNG, from the exons atggAGTATGACACGGATTTGACAAAGTATATACGG gCTGCgattaaaagaaaactgcagGAACTTGGTCCTTGTGTTG AAGAAGAGCTTACTGATTACATCATGGTTCTGGTGGCCAACAAGAAGAATTCCCACCAGATGGCAGAAGACCTTTCCCTGTTCCTTGGCCGCAACTCTGTCAAATTCACTCTTTG GCTACATGGAGTCTTAGAAAAACTTGATTCAATGGCTATTG ATCCAGGTTTGTTGAGGCCCCATTACCTCCAGGCAATGTCCAGTGTTTCCATTGGCCAGGCTgacgggggaggggaagagctGCAGGCCTCCACCCTATCcagcatgcactcacacagtaTGGATGCCCCGCTCTCCATCAGCAACACTTTTACGCATTACAG GAATTGCTTCACAGAGAAGAGCGTGCTGCATGTGTCACGTACTGTTCAGCCACCGATTGGGCGTCTGTACAGCGATGCCGGGTTTCGTGTTGAGCCAGAGCTGGGCAAGGCCCCTGAAGCTGCCTTTACCAGCAGACCTGGCCTGAAAATGGGAGTCACAGTCCCCTGTGGTTTGGGCTGGCCCTCACAGGGCACTGGGCACCAGCTGAGCCCCTCCCAGGTCCCGGACGGTACGCATGGCCACAGGTCCTCTGAACCGCCCCGGGGCATAGATCAACCGCAGTACGTCTACAGGAGGCCGGAGGATAGCTGCCCTGCAGGGGACCCAGTCACTAGAGCAAGCAAGGACAGGGATAACAGAGAG GAAGTGATGTCCTGGAGGTGGGAGCACCAAATGGTGAGCTCCATAGAGCATCCGAGGAGCGACACAG GTCAGAGCAGATCTTCAGCATTCCACCGTCTGCTAGGCAGGTGGGATGAGAGGGAGTCTCAGAGTAGCGTCAGTCCCAAGTTCATTGTGACGCTAGATGGAGCACCCACTCCTTTGAAGAAACTGGAGGATGATGGGAAGGAAGATGAGA GTCAGAGCAGATCTTCAGCTTTCCACCCTCTGCTAGGCCGGCCCAAGGAGGAAGCGAAGGAGGAGCTAG TGTCTGAGGTGGGAGGACCCAGCGACGCCCACTGCTTCATGCAAAGGAAGCCACTGGTAGGAGGCTCAATCAGAAGAAAATTAGCCACTACGGTGGGGGAGGAAGCCCTGGTCTCCACCCCACACGTGGCCCAGGGCAG CAGGTGGGATGAGTCTCAGAGTGGCGTCAGTCCCAAGTTCATTGTGACGCTAGATGGAGCACCCACTCCTTTGAAGAAACTGGAGGATGATGGGAGGGAAGATGAGAGTGAGTTGTACTACTCTGATG AGGAGAACGGATCGATGGGAGCCAAACGTCGGAAGGTTCCAGAGCGCTGCAGGTTCTGGCCTGTGTGCGAGAGCGGGGACAAGTGCCTGTACCACCACCCCATAACTCATTGCAA AACCTTCCCTCACTGCAGTTTTGGGGACAAGTGCCTCTTCATTCACCCCGACTGTAAGTACAATGCTCAGTGTACGAGGGCGGATTGcccctacacacacagcagtaagAGAAGTCTCACCCCTTTATCCAGGCCGG aagcAAAGTTGCCTCCTGATTTGTGTCACTTCTTCCCAGAGTGTGAGAAGATGGACTGCCAGTTTTATCACCCAAAA CCTTGCCGATTTAGGACCAGATGTAAACGGGCGGACTGTTACTTTTACCATCCGCCTGTGCCGTCAGGACACGCCCAAGCAGGGCAGATTCCTAAGCAG TTAAATGGCTGA